GAAGTTGACTCAGAAGAATGCAGCGAGTGCGTCCAAAACGTCACGTCCGCCGATCACCAGCGACGTCGGTTCCAGCGTGCAAGCCGATCTGCGGCCCACCACGAAACGACCGGCGTCTCCCCTTCCCTCCCAAACGCCTGCTGCCGAAAAGCTCGTCCGCGATGTGGACGCGGTCACGCCGCCGATACCAGATCGGGTCGAACACGCCACCGTCCCATTGGACGAAAAGAGCTTCGCGCCAAGCCAATCAACGTGTCGATCGCATCAAGGCGCCGATGCAGCGGAGGAACGGCAGCGCTACATCGGCCGGGTTGGGCCTCGCAAGCTGCCAGGAAAAGCCAAGAAATCCGCAAGATGACGGGGAAGATGCCAGCCAATTTCCCAGGATTCGGTCCGGAAGGCCGCGGCAAAGCGCACCTGCGTGTTAAGTTTTCGCGCGGCGCATTGCCAGATTCGGCGTGACCGTTTTACGATGCGACATTCGAGTATTGGTCGTGCTTTCGGGTGAGTCGTTTCGATGAACAAAATGTTCCGTGGGTTGGTCGCGTGGTTGGTTCTGGCAAGCATGCCGATGAGCTGTTTTGCCTGGGGAAGTGGCGGCCATCGTATTGCCGCGATCATGGCCTGGCGCTCGATGAAATGCGAAACGCAAGAGAAGCTCGGCAAGCTGTTACGGCAGCACCCACGCTCCGCGCAAGAGTTCGCCATTCCGGCCGAAGTCACGGCGCTGGGCGAAGCGGCTGAGAATGAATGGCTGTTCGCCCAAGCCACGATTTGGCCTGATCTGATTCGTGGCAATCGGCAATTCGATCGGCCGACGTGGCATTACATCGATCTCCCGCTTTATCTGACCGAGGGCGATCGGGCCGTGATGCATGGTCAGCTGACGGTAAATATGTCGCCAACGTTGCCGGAAGTTATCGACAACGCGGAATTGAACGCGGTTCAGGCCATTAAGCTGGCCGCGCAAAATCTGCGCAGCCAACGGAGTGCTGCGGACAAGGCGATTGATATTTGTTGGCTGAATCATCTGACCACCGACCTGGCGCAACCGAATCACACGACCGCTCTGTACAGCCGACTCACTTTTCCCGATCCCGCTGGTGACAAGGGTGGCAACGCGATTCCGGTTCAGCCAGAGAAGAACTTGCACGCCTATTGGGACGGGCTGTTGGGGTGGGAGATCTCGTTCGCCGAGGCTCGTGAACGTGCTTCGGCGCTGCTTGCAGAAATGAAGCCGCACCAAGCGGCCGATGCGGCGGAACTCGATCCGATGCAGTGGGTCGAACAAGGGCACGAACTGGCGAAGGCGAAGGTCTATTCGCCGCAGATCCTTCAAGCTGCTTACGAAAAGGAAGTGGGCAACACGAGACGAATCGAAACGATCGTCCTCAGCGACGAGTATCAGGCAGAGAGCAAGAAGCTGGCCGAGCGTCAAATTGCTCGCGGTGCGTTTCGTTTGGCCGCGATGATGGATCAACTGCTGGCTGATCCGCCAGCGGACTGCCCGACTATCGAAACGGAAACGACGGTGACCAGCAGCCGTTGAGCACCGGCCGCTTCATCGTGCAGGCAGATATCGCTTTCCGCTCGCGCGGAAAACTGGTATACCACGGCGGATCGTTATTTCGGAATGCCACTGCCGGTGAGATGTCCACTCATGGAAACCTCTATCTTGCGATGGATCGCTGCTTCTATTGGGGCGATGTCGTTCGTCCTGTGGTGCAACGCTTGCCCGGCGGATGAAGCAAAAGCGAATGCCGAGGGGCATCGTCAGCTGGGATGCTACTTCGAGACCCATGCAAACGGCCTGCGGGTGACAGAGTTTGAGCTCGCGCACGACGAGGATCGAACAACCGGGCTGATTAACTATCGGATCGCGTTTCGTTACGTTTCCCCAACTGGGCAAGTTCCGGCTAAGCCGTTGCCTGTGGAAATCTACTGGGTTCCTTACGAAACGAAAGAAAAGCCAGGCATCGTAGCATGTCGTCGAACGACGATCCACTTCGACCAAGCGCGGCCTGATACCGATGCTGAACTGGTTGGCGGAATTCAGCGGCCGCAAAGTGGTTGGGTGACATGGATCGTCGTGGCTCGTAGCTCGCCTGACGATCACGCGCGACTTCTGGCCCATCAAACGAGTTATGTTCCGCCTCGTGATGACAACGTGCGAGAGCCGAAAGGCCCCGCTTGGTTTCAGCCCCCTCGCTATTTGGCCCGCGATAAGGTGGGCACTTATGTCGACGCGGTGAAGCTATTCGGGACGGCGGCTTCGACCGAAAGGCCAACCGACACGGTCTACTTACACGTCGAATACGGATACGCGACCAATGCGAAGCCGCAGGATGGCGCGTACGTGACCAGCAAGTATGACCTGTTTCTGATTCCCTACGACACCTCCCTTCAGCCGCACCGCGCGGATTGGTCTGGTGCCGAACTCGTTTCGAG
This window of the Blastopirellula marina genome carries:
- a CDS encoding S1/P1 nuclease, which produces MNKMFRGLVAWLVLASMPMSCFAWGSGGHRIAAIMAWRSMKCETQEKLGKLLRQHPRSAQEFAIPAEVTALGEAAENEWLFAQATIWPDLIRGNRQFDRPTWHYIDLPLYLTEGDRAVMHGQLTVNMSPTLPEVIDNAELNAVQAIKLAAQNLRSQRSAADKAIDICWLNHLTTDLAQPNHTTALYSRLTFPDPAGDKGGNAIPVQPEKNLHAYWDGLLGWEISFAEARERASALLAEMKPHQAADAAELDPMQWVEQGHELAKAKVYSPQILQAAYEKEVGNTRRIETIVLSDEYQAESKKLAERQIARGAFRLAAMMDQLLADPPADCPTIETETTVTSSR